In Bos indicus isolate NIAB-ARS_2022 breed Sahiwal x Tharparkar chromosome 19, NIAB-ARS_B.indTharparkar_mat_pri_1.0, whole genome shotgun sequence, the following proteins share a genomic window:
- the LOC109574190 gene encoding putative protein CRIPTO3 yields the protein MERFSYSVILIMAFSRALELGLVAGLGDLELARPSQGELAFRDDGLWSQEEPAIRQQPSQFVASMGIQESKKLRRTCCLNGGTCMLGSFCACPPSFYGRNCEHDSCKENCGSVPHDTWLPRKCSMCKCWHGQLRCFPQSFLPGCDSHVMDEHLTASRTSELTLSACALMLPGICLAIQSYY from the coding sequence ATGGAGCGCTTCTCTTACAGTGTGATTTTGATCATGGCCTTTTCCAGAGCACTTGAACTGGGATTAGTCGCTGGATTGGGAGACCTTGAACTTGCCCGTCCGTCACAGGGAGAGCTGGCCTTCAGAGACGATGGCCTTTGGTCCCAAGAGGAGCCTGCAATTCGTCAGCAGCCTTCCCAGTTTGTAGCATCCATGGGAATCCAAGAGAGTAAGAAGCTGAGAAGAACCTGCTGTCTGAATGGGGGCACCTGCATGCTAGGGTCCTTTTGTGCCTGCCCTCCCTCTTTCTATGGACGCAACTGTGAGCATGACTCTTGCAAAGAGAACTGTGGGTCTGTGCCCCATGACACCTGGCTGCCCAGGAAGTGTTCCATGTGTAAATGCTGGCATGGCCAGCTTCGCTGCTTTCCTCAGTCATTCCTACCTGGTTGTGACAGCCATGTGATGGATGAGCACCTCACAGCTTCCAGGACTTCAGAATTAACACTGTCTGCGTGTGCTCTTATGCTACCTGGCATCTGCCTTGCTATACAAAGTTATTATTAA